The Candidatus Zixiibacteriota bacterium genomic interval CCACCGGTCGCCATTGAAGAAATCCGTCAGGATGAAGAATACTGGCAGTATTATCTCGACGGTCTCAAGAGTTTTGGCGAAGGCGATTATGAGCAGGCGATAGAGATGTGGGAGAGAGTGCTCGAGAAATATCCCGGCTCTGAGGACACCAGAGAAAACCTTCGACAAGCTCGTTCCCGCTTGGAAAATCAAAATGAGTGATCTGTAACATAATGGTGCTGAAGCAAAAGAAAAAAGAATATCTGAAAGAATTCGAGGCGAGTGAAGAAACTCTCTCCGATATACGTGAATTCGTGTTGCGGGCCCTAAGCTACACCCGTTTCAGTCAGCGCGAATTGACAGCGGTGCTTCTGGTGATCGAGGAAGCCTGCACCAACGTCATCCGGCACGCGTACCTCTACGGCCCCGGAACGATCAAACTGCAGGTAGTGCTCGAACGACGCAAAGTCAAATTTGATATTATCGATACGGGCCGTAAATTCGATTTCGATACAGCCGGCACTCCTGATCTCGAACGCTACGTCCAGACCAGCCGTAAGGGCGGTCTCGGCCTGTACCTGATTCGTAAAATAATGGATAATGTCGAGTACTATTCATCGGGTGGAGAAAACTGCCTGCATCTCGAAAAAACTCTACCTTCGAAAAACCGATTGATCGATTTCTCATGGCTGTCGGATATTTCGATCCGCAAGAAATTCGCTATCTGGTTGACGACTATCCTGACTGTACTGGTACTTATAATATATTTCTATTTTGACAACCGCACCACCGGCACGCTCAACAACAACTTCATGGTGAAGATGAAGGAAGTTGCTACAACTCTTGCATCTCAGGCTGGCGAGAATATCGTCAACGATGTGGCTGATGCTGAGTTTTACCTGCTGGCCCGAAACTTCCGGCGCGAGCATACCGATGTGCGCTATGTCATTATTACCGGACAGGACGGTACCATCTTGGCCAACAGCGAGGATATCACCAGCGTCTACAGCGATTACAATCTGCCTGATGGAGTCAATGCTAATATATATGACAGGGGGCAGAAGCTCGATCGGGAAGAAGCGGAATTGTACCATTTCATTCAGCCGGTGTTCAAAAAACAACCCGAGCTCGCAAAAGTGCATATCGGTTTCAGTTCCAGGAATCTGCAGGATGAGATCTGGGAAGCGAGGCGAGGAATATTTCTGATTACACTTGCCAGTTACGCGGTCGGTCTGCTGGCTGTTATACTCCTTTCGAACTACTTCGTCAAACCGATTCAGAAACTGACAGATGGCGTCAAGAAGATAGGATCGGGCAATCTGGACATGAAGCTTCCGGTCGAGGGAGCCGACGAGTTCTCGGAAATCGCGCTGGCATTCAACGAGATGACTTCCAAGATCAAACAGGCCCAGAAAAAATTTCTGGAGCAGGAGACGATGCAGAAAGAGCTCCAGGTAGCTCAGGAAATCCAGCATACCCTTTTGCCCAAGCATTTCCCGGATATCGAAGGTTACGATATTTCCACCATCTACAAAGCCGCCAAAGATGTCGGCGGTGACTACTTCGACTTCTTCTGGGTCGACGAAAAGACACTCGGTATCGCAGTTGCCGATGTTTCCGGCAAGGGAGTACCCGGGTCACTTGTGATGACGATGATACGAACCGCGATCCGTCTGGAATCGCGTGGCAACCGCTCGGCAGTCGATATTCTCACCCGGGTCAATCATTTCGTTTCCGACGATGTCAAAAAGGGTATGTTCGTCACGATCTTTTTGGTGGTACTGGATTCGGTCAATCGCCGGATTTCATTCGCATCGGCAGGCCACAACCCGATGGTGCTCTACCGCCATGAGGATGACAAGACTTATTTTCTTAATCCACGGGGTATTCCACTGGGTATCAGCCTGCCGGAAGATGTCGATTTTGCAACCAGCCTCGAGGCGGAGTCAATCCGGCTCAAAAAAGATGATATTCTGATTATTTATACCGACGGTATCACCGAGGCTATGGATCGTCGCCGTGAACAGTTCGGCATGGAACGTTTTTTGAGATTCATAAAGACTTATTATTTCCTGACACCGGAGGAGTTCACCGATAAACTCAAGGAAGAACTCCTCGAGTTCACTCATGGCGCCGCCCAGAATGATGATATCACGCTGGTCGCGATCAAGGAAAAGGTCATGGCCGATGACTACCTGCTCGAACGCAGAAAGAAACTGCTTTCGCTGGTGGCAGACCACGGTATGACGGTCAAGGATGCCTGCATGGAGATGAAAGTTTCCACTTCGACATACTACAAATATAAAAAGCGTTATGAGGTCTACGGTGAAGCCGGCCTGAAGAATAAGATTCCCAGAAGCGACGATGCTCCCCGGCAGATATCTTATGAAGAACGTTCGACCCTGCTCAGGATCATACGTAAGTATCCTGAATACGGCACCAAGCGTTTGAAAGATGAACTGGAGTCGGGGGATTATGGCGATATCAATGTAGATGAGCGCATGCTTTACGACGAACTTGTGCGCCTGCGCCTTAACACGCGTAAACAAAGGCTCGAGTACGCCGCCCGTACCGGTGATGGTTTGAGCGATGAGCAAAAGGAAATCCTCAACAAGGAAGCTGAAAAGTATCAGGCCAAGCTGGAACGGGAAAAGCAGGAATATATCGAAAAACTGGCGGCTGAAAAAGAGGCCGCGCAGGCCAATGGTGCCGGCAAGGTCGAAGCTCTGTTCGACAGCCTGGCAGATGCCGGTCTGCCGGAAGATGAAATTTCCGATATGATGGAGATGTTCTCCGACCTGAAAGACAATGTCGACCAGGGAGTGATGATGACCCTGGTTGAAAAGATGAAAAAACGGGTCAACCAGATCGAACTCGATCTTTCCGACAACCGTGTTTTGGATCAATCACGTTTTAAGGATCAGGACTTGATGGGCTGGAAGAAAGTTGCGAATGAGGGGATCGATTTGAATTTGCTTGACAACGACGAAGAAACGGATAGCTTCAATTTTGAAGAGCTGTCCAAAAAGCTCGAAAAAGACGACGACGAGAAATCATGATCAAAATCGCAGTAATGACCTCCAAGGGAGGGACTGGTAAGACCACCACCGCCATCAACATGGGGCATTGCCTGGCGTTATCCGGCAAAAAAGTATTGTTGATAGATTGCGACAGCCAGGCTAATATCACCATGGCGTTCGATGAAAGCCCCAAAAAAGGCTTGTCTGAACTCCTGCTGACCGGCGAGGTCGACATTGTTAAGGCACGCACAAACCTGTATCTGATCGATTCGGGCGGGAAAAGGCTGGTCGAATCCGAGATGATTATAAGCAGGCAGGATGACCGCGAGGAGCGTATGAAGAATGTGTTTTCACGGCTGATCGGATCTGATTATGTGATTTGCGACTGCCCGCCGACTATCAATTTGATCAATATTAATGCCCTGAACTACTGCGATTATGTCATAATCCCGGTCTCGATGGATTTTTTTGCTTGTGAAGGAGCCAAAAAGACCCTTTCTTTGATAGAAGAGATCGAAAACAAAATCGGTCACAAGGTAAATGTGATGGGAATCCTGGCCACTTTCTTCGACAAGCGCACCAGGATCTCGGATCGTATTTACAACCAGTTGATCGAGGAGTTCGGCGAGAAGGTGTTTGTTACGCGTATTCGTATTAACACGCAGATCAAAGAAGCTCAGGAAAACTTCAAGACGATCTTTGAATATGCGCCATATTCGCACGGGGCTCTCGATTATTTTCTGTTAACAAAGGAAATCGCCAACGGACACAGGAAGGTCGCAGATGACTCAGGAGAAAAAAATGGATGAGATCAAGATCTCGCTCGACGCAACCGGCAACAAGGGAGAAATCTCTGTAGTTCGGGTGGACGGCGTGATCGATACAATGACAGCCAGTGAACTCGAACGGGTGATGAACCGTCTGACTGACCAGGAGAAATACAATATCATCATTGACCTGGGCGGAGTGGACTATATCTCTTCGGCCGGCTGGGGTATCTTCATCTCAAATATCCGCGACATCCGCCAGCACCAGGGTGATCTCAAACTGGCCGGTATGGTTCCCAATGTCTATGAAATCTATGAGCTGTTGGAATTCGACACGATTTTGAAAGCATTCGAGAATGTTGATCGGGCGCGCACAGATTTCTCACAACTGGGTGGAGTCGGCGAACAGGTTAAGCCTGAAAACGATCAAACCCGGCCTTTCACAACAGAAGAGCTGAATGCCGATGACTACGACCGTACCGAACCGGATATCCGTCCACCAGCCCGCAAAGAACCGGAGGTGGCCGAAGAAGAACCGGAAAAAGAAAAAGTCGTTGATATAGATGCGGATGAGAGACGAGTGCTGAAACTCGCTTCCGATGATCCGTTTTTGTCGACCTGGGGAATGAAGAAAATCCTCAACACCGAACCGGGCAATCATCCGAAACTGGGCTGGTTCAAAATCAGGCGAATTTTGAAAAAGCATGATATCCTGTCAAAGCGCAAGCGATTCCAGTTCGCCCGTAAGCGCTGAGCAGCGATTCGTGCATAGACATTATTAGAAGGGGGAAGACAGTTGCCTGAGATCGTGGCCGGTACAGGCGTGATTATTATCGTCTTATCCTGTATCTGTCTGTTTTTGATCGGCCTGTTAGCTTACCTTTACCTGAGGCTCAAACGCAATCAAACACCTTCTCAAACTACTGCTGAACATCTCCAGCTACTCTACCTCAAATCACAGGAATCCCTGCTCAAAGCCATCACAACCGGCCAGCCGTTCAAACGCTGTGCTTCGGATTTCGCGAATTCTTTAAAAGACACATTTCAGATCGAGCGGATGGCGCTCTACATTCGCAACCGTCAGCGCTTCGTGCCGATTATCTGGAACGGGATCGATCAGCCCGGGATCAACCGTCTATATTTTTCAGCGAACCTCGAGTTTATCAAAAAGCTTGCGCATGAGGCCAAACCGCTCAGTTTCGATAATTTCGAGCCGAGCGACAACCTGGGACGCCTGCTTCACCAGAAACTGCATATGCGCATCGTTATACCGGTTGCCACCGGATCGAATTTGAACGGTCTTTTGGTCGTATCGGAGAGTGCCAGTTACGATATCAATGAACTGGCTCCTTATCTATTGACTTTGGCCGATGTGCTCTCGCATGCTTCCGAAATCTCTCGAAAAACAAGTTTTCAACCACCACCCCCCAAACCGACCCATGAGAACAACCGCAAGCCGGGCGCGGAGCTTCTTTACGAAGTCAATAACCGAATGCTCAAGCTGTACAGCGAAAAACCTCTTATGGAGACTTTTCAGGATATCCTGCGCAAATATATCAGGCCGTCATTTATGTTTGTCTTTATGCCGGTCGATCACAAGAATCAAATGAAGGTGCGTTACGGTTCGGGTCCTGTGCCGGACCAGGTCAGGGATTTCAATCTCAACCGCCAGGAGGGGGTGGTAAATCTGCTCTCCCGCCAGCACGGCATCCATCGCCTGAACCATGTCGAGGAAGCTCTGGGACGCGATCCCTTACTGCAGGTATTCAAGGAAACCGGTGTACAGCTTCTGACCGGTCTTTCGCTTCCCGGACGGCGTTGCGCGGTCATGGGACTGGGGGAGAAGCGCTCTCGTCCCGGTTTTTACAACCGCGATGACCTGAATATGCTCAACGCGCTCAGTCAGACTTTGCGGATGACCTTGTACAATATCTACCAGTTCAATCGTATCGAGGAACTATCATATACCGACCACATGACCGGCCTCTACAATTACAGGTACTTTTACAAGCGATTGGCGGAGGAGATAATGCGTGCCCGTCGTTTCAATCATGATCTCGCGCTGGTGATATTCGATATCGATGGTTTCAAGGAATTCAATGATAAATACGGTCACCAGGCTGGAGATAATATCCTCAAACAACTTGGCAGGCTGGTCGAAGACAGCGTGCGAACTATCGATATTCTGTCCCGCTACGGTGGCGATGAGTTCTGCCTGGTGATGCCGGAAACCGGCCTTGAGGCCTGCGAGCAGTTCATGGAGAGGCTTCGAAAAAAAATAGAGAACCATCCCTTCCGCAATCGTTTCAACAATCAATCTCTCGGGATTCATATCAGTATGGGGGGCGCGCTCTATCCTACACATGCCGAACGTGCCGACCGTTTGATCTATTGCGCTGACATGGCCCTTATGGAAGCCAAGCAGACCGGGCGCAACAAAATCAGCATCTACGATAGTTCGCTCGAAAAGAAAAACGCGAAATAGCCGGGAATCAGGCTTTGACTTTTTGTTTGTATTTCTGGAATAACTGTCCCCACTTGGTCTTGTTGTAGCGGGATATTATCGACTTGCCCACTGTCGGGTACCAGAACAGATCGTGGTACACATTGGATGCAAACGGCGCCCATCCGACTAAAGGCGAATGCAGGGCAGGTTTCTCCAGAAAGCGTAACGGTCCCTTGCGGAGCATCTGGTCGCCCCAGATAACGAAACTGCGCTTTACTGTAAAACCGAAATCTACATCGGCAACCTCCTCACCGACTATCTCGATGTCGCGGATGTCGGCACAGCCCAGTTCGCGCTCATGACACATCTTCAGGTAGGGGATGCTCATCGGATCGAATCCCATCATGTGAGCCGCGACGGAATCTATGGCGACCGAGTCGGCCGAGGCCAGTATATAATCCTTGACCACAGGTTGCATGGTGCGCGGGCCGGCCCCGTTGCCGCAGACCGTGCCATCCATCACCGCGAAGATCGACGGATGCAGTTCCTTCTGCATGATCATCAGGTCGACCAGGACCTCATGCATGTATTTATGGGCGTAATGACGAACTTCTTTCAACAGACCGCCGAACGAATTCTTTATTGCGCCGGTGGTAGTCGAGTGACCATGGGTTTTGATTGTAGGTAAATGGATGATCTGTTTGCCGATATACATCTGCGGGATTTCGATACCATCCGGGAAGATCTGGTTCAGCCTCAGCAATTTGTTTTTGAACTTGAACAGGGTCCAGTCGACTTCCGGCAACGCAGTAAAGCTTGCGCCGTATTGATCGAGCACCGGCTTCCAGAGATTGTTTTTACAGCCTTTATGTGGATCGGTCACGACCGTTTTATTTTCCAGTGGATAGAGTTTATCGAAATCATAGCCGTCATCCGCCATAGTTTTCAAAATCCCCTCGAGTTGCCAGGGCTGGCTGGAACAGGCCGGGAAATACTTAGTCCATGACAGGTTGAGCTTGAGGATCGTTTCGTTTTTCTTTCTGATTACCTGTTGATAATCAGCCATGTGCATCAACTTTTTGTAATCGTCTAAGATTGTCTCCGGCTCGGTTTTGAGCACTACTACTTTGGAATTCGCCACTTTATTCGCTCACTGTCTGTTTCGGTCCGATTTTAAATACGTCTCGCATCG includes:
- a CDS encoding AAA family ATPase → MIKIAVMTSKGGTGKTTTAINMGHCLALSGKKVLLIDCDSQANITMAFDESPKKGLSELLLTGEVDIVKARTNLYLIDSGGKRLVESEMIISRQDDREERMKNVFSRLIGSDYVICDCPPTINLININALNYCDYVIIPVSMDFFACEGAKKTLSLIEEIENKIGHKVNVMGILATFFDKRTRISDRIYNQLIEEFGEKVFVTRIRINTQIKEAQENFKTIFEYAPYSHGALDYFLLTKEIANGHRKVADDSGEKNG
- a CDS encoding SpoIIE family protein phosphatase, coding for MVLKQKKKEYLKEFEASEETLSDIREFVLRALSYTRFSQRELTAVLLVIEEACTNVIRHAYLYGPGTIKLQVVLERRKVKFDIIDTGRKFDFDTAGTPDLERYVQTSRKGGLGLYLIRKIMDNVEYYSSGGENCLHLEKTLPSKNRLIDFSWLSDISIRKKFAIWLTTILTVLVLIIYFYFDNRTTGTLNNNFMVKMKEVATTLASQAGENIVNDVADAEFYLLARNFRREHTDVRYVIITGQDGTILANSEDITSVYSDYNLPDGVNANIYDRGQKLDREEAELYHFIQPVFKKQPELAKVHIGFSSRNLQDEIWEARRGIFLITLASYAVGLLAVILLSNYFVKPIQKLTDGVKKIGSGNLDMKLPVEGADEFSEIALAFNEMTSKIKQAQKKFLEQETMQKELQVAQEIQHTLLPKHFPDIEGYDISTIYKAAKDVGGDYFDFFWVDEKTLGIAVADVSGKGVPGSLVMTMIRTAIRLESRGNRSAVDILTRVNHFVSDDVKKGMFVTIFLVVLDSVNRRISFASAGHNPMVLYRHEDDKTYFLNPRGIPLGISLPEDVDFATSLEAESIRLKKDDILIIYTDGITEAMDRRREQFGMERFLRFIKTYYFLTPEEFTDKLKEELLEFTHGAAQNDDITLVAIKEKVMADDYLLERRKKLLSLVADHGMTVKDACMEMKVSTSTYYKYKKRYEVYGEAGLKNKIPRSDDAPRQISYEERSTLLRIIRKYPEYGTKRLKDELESGDYGDINVDERMLYDELVRLRLNTRKQRLEYAARTGDGLSDEQKEILNKEAEKYQAKLEREKQEYIEKLAAEKEAAQANGAGKVEALFDSLADAGLPEDEISDMMEMFSDLKDNVDQGVMMTLVEKMKKRVNQIELDLSDNRVLDQSRFKDQDLMGWKKVANEGIDLNLLDNDEETDSFNFEELSKKLEKDDDEKS
- a CDS encoding DUF362 domain-containing protein — its product is MHMADYQQVIRKKNETILKLNLSWTKYFPACSSQPWQLEGILKTMADDGYDFDKLYPLENKTVVTDPHKGCKNNLWKPVLDQYGASFTALPEVDWTLFKFKNKLLRLNQIFPDGIEIPQMYIGKQIIHLPTIKTHGHSTTTGAIKNSFGGLLKEVRHYAHKYMHEVLVDLMIMQKELHPSIFAVMDGTVCGNGAGPRTMQPVVKDYILASADSVAIDSVAAHMMGFDPMSIPYLKMCHERELGCADIRDIEIVGEEVADVDFGFTVKRSFVIWGDQMLRKGPLRFLEKPALHSPLVGWAPFASNVYHDLFWYPTVGKSIISRYNKTKWGQLFQKYKQKVKA
- a CDS encoding tetratricopeptide repeat protein — encoded protein: PPVAIEEIRQDEEYWQYYLDGLKSFGEGDYEQAIEMWERVLEKYPGSEDTRENLRQARSRLENQNE
- a CDS encoding anti-sigma factor antagonist (This anti-anti-sigma factor, or anti-sigma factor antagonist, belongs to a family that includes characterized members SpoIIAA, RsbV, RsfA, and RsfB.); the protein is MTQEKKMDEIKISLDATGNKGEISVVRVDGVIDTMTASELERVMNRLTDQEKYNIIIDLGGVDYISSAGWGIFISNIRDIRQHQGDLKLAGMVPNVYEIYELLEFDTILKAFENVDRARTDFSQLGGVGEQVKPENDQTRPFTTEELNADDYDRTEPDIRPPARKEPEVAEEEPEKEKVVDIDADERRVLKLASDDPFLSTWGMKKILNTEPGNHPKLGWFKIRRILKKHDILSKRKRFQFARKR
- a CDS encoding diguanylate cyclase, which produces MPEIVAGTGVIIIVLSCICLFLIGLLAYLYLRLKRNQTPSQTTAEHLQLLYLKSQESLLKAITTGQPFKRCASDFANSLKDTFQIERMALYIRNRQRFVPIIWNGIDQPGINRLYFSANLEFIKKLAHEAKPLSFDNFEPSDNLGRLLHQKLHMRIVIPVATGSNLNGLLVVSESASYDINELAPYLLTLADVLSHASEISRKTSFQPPPPKPTHENNRKPGAELLYEVNNRMLKLYSEKPLMETFQDILRKYIRPSFMFVFMPVDHKNQMKVRYGSGPVPDQVRDFNLNRQEGVVNLLSRQHGIHRLNHVEEALGRDPLLQVFKETGVQLLTGLSLPGRRCAVMGLGEKRSRPGFYNRDDLNMLNALSQTLRMTLYNIYQFNRIEELSYTDHMTGLYNYRYFYKRLAEEIMRARRFNHDLALVIFDIDGFKEFNDKYGHQAGDNILKQLGRLVEDSVRTIDILSRYGGDEFCLVMPETGLEACEQFMERLRKKIENHPFRNRFNNQSLGIHISMGGALYPTHAERADRLIYCADMALMEAKQTGRNKISIYDSSLEKKNAK